Sequence from the Zeugodacus cucurbitae isolate PBARC_wt_2022May chromosome 5, idZeuCucr1.2, whole genome shotgun sequence genome:
CTGGCATAATTCAAAACTGGAGCTGGACGTTTATCATTTCGAAAATGATGCGTTCTTACATCGTTAGCATTCATGAAATGATGATTCATCTGGCCAGAAGATAATTTAGATGTGCTCTCACCAAAGAACGTAGCGGTATCAGTGGAATCGTCAACTTGCTTGTTGTCTTGGCTGGCATAATTCAATACTGGAGCTGGACGTTTATCATTTCGAAAGTGATGCGTTCTAACACTGTCAGCATTCATGAAATGAGTCGTCTGGCCCGAAGAATACTCTTGAGAATTGTAGATTTGACCAGCGCTTGTTGCAGCCATTGACGGTCCATATAATTGTGGCGGCGAATTATATGCCGCAGCGTTGTAGACATTAGGCATAGGTCCCATCACCATCGGCTGCACGGTGTGTACACCTTTTAATGTGCTACTACAGGGTTCGCAATCGGTGTTAACGCCAAACATGCGttctttgattttattatgCAGCAGTTTGCGCTTCATCAATGGCTGAGCCCATGCCATCGCCAGTAGACAGGGAAATATAACGAACtgtaaagcaaaatattttaagtaagtaaaaatttattttcaaatattcaaagaGTGATCTTACCAAACGCATTGTGTTGTTGATTTGTTGAAGAGTAGTGTGAAGCTTACTACTATACGAGTCAAAGGTTGAATTCTATTTAAGATCGCTGGTGCCTTGTTGCATTGCTTTTATAACACGCATTTGAAGACAGGTATATATTTTTCGGCATACTTTTGAGTCCTCACACATTTAAAAAGGGTGCAAGAATTACCATGATTTTCTTACATATGGACATGCGACTGACAGAGTGCACTATATGTATTTTACCACTATGATCACTATGCTCTCATGCATGCAGCAATACACAAAGTATACATGTATGAATAATTATTACCTATTAAGTTAAGTACCTGTGACCTTAAAAACGAAGACGCCGAAAAAGcaatattattcttattttgaATAGAAAATCCGTAAATAAACGAAAGGATGGGAACGAGAATTAGTTGAAGTATTCATATTTATGCAGTTGCATATTTACTATGTGTAAACAAAATTCATTTCTTCGTAGCTATGAATATTACGAATATCCTTGAGTTTCCCGAAAATCTATCAATTAcggttaattttgtttaaattactttaattttctttacattttcttaaaattttgtttaacgaTTTCAGGCTActaatatcgatatttttagtTGTTTGTTTGAAACACTAGATTAATTTTGGAAGAATAATTGTATAAGAAAATTATCTCTTAACTTTGAAAACAGGATTTTGTCGAGTGATTCAACGTAGATGATCATACTTTAGAACTATGGCATGAATGtccaaatatttgattttggtgtccaaaacaaaaattatatagctGTATTAGAGGATATTCATACTTAATAATAAGGAATAGACCACTGTAAGAcgtttgaaattaatttggGTCTGGATCCAAATATATTATCCAGAATCCCAAGCCTTGATTTTCAAAAGAAAGGCTCTGAGCCAGATTTCCTGACACGAAGACACGAGACTTTCGAGATAAATTTTCAGATTTACAAATACAATGAGACGGCTCTTCATGTATAGTCTTTTCCGCGTTAGTAACAGCGATAAGATGGAATCGTGAACTAAGTAACATGTATGATAAAAAGAATATAACAAAAAAGTGCCTTTTTGTAATTCAATACATGCGACACAACTTAGCACATAAAGAATAACACGCAAAAATAAACTTATTGAAAATCACTGCCATGGTTTACGTTCTGTTAGTATTCTCTGACTtaggaaaatgtaaaaaaatatttacacacgcAAAAAAAAAGAGGGTGCttcacatataatacatactcttatatatttataattgattACATATATACGCACAAAATGTGAGTATAAATATACTCAGAGCCCAGCTTCATATTGCGATAGTTCAATGACGCCGTCGGTAATTATTTAATCGAATCAGAAGAGTTATTATCCGTAGCAAAGAGATGTGAAACGAATGGGAAATACATTACAAAATCGCGGGAGTGTTTCACATCTTATATTCGCATCGTTAGTACTCGTATGTTATGCTCAGAATTCCACAAGATTAGTCAGTTGTGGCATCCACAGCTAATATATCAAATTACAAGCTCAAAGCAAAGCTAAAAGAAACCCGCTTGCTGAgggatatgaaaaaaaatttatatgtagtgtgtataaatatttttatatatacatacttatgtgtaCTGAAAAGAAAGTTAGCTAATCATGTAATATACATAGATTAATATTCGTAATAAGACCCCTGTGGATATGTAAAAAATTGCACAAACACATTCAATCCAGAAAacgcaaaatatatatagcCGTGTTATATATGTATCATTACAACTTAGAAAATAGTACTtccaaaagattttaagtaacgGTTAGTTCAATGTTTCACGATGCAGCGTTTCTCGGGAAACTAATTATAAGGGTATCGCTTTCGCTGGGAAACTTGGATTTCCGAGGAGAGTTGAAAGCAGTCAGGCTGGTGTGGAGCTAATTGTCATTCCCCTAGTCGATGGTAGCTCCCATATAACGGACTTATGGTTAACGAGGAAAACCAGGATTACTTCTTAAGTAATTTAGTATAAAAGagagtaaagaaaaaatatggtCCTCCCTAGCAAATAGTCATATATTACATGTTTCTAAGATTGATGTTCTAGTTATACTTATACCTTCACCGACAACCACTAAAACCGCAGTATGCATGCCTTACTGACACTATAGTGcctagaatatataaatattgcatttaaatatCTAAACTAGAACTGTCAATGGCACGAGGCAAATCAAAACCAACAACTTAAACCCACAAACAGTTAGGCCACACATGATAAAATATGCagtgcaacatgccacatgctACATTATAGCTGTAACTACAAATCCATATGTATATCAGCTTTAGCCACATACTAGCAttttttgtttgactttttagaaaacaaaataataaaaaataaataaaataaaattcgataTGAGTAGTACTTCTAACaaagatttcaaaaatatatgtgtgcaACTCTAAACAAAAGTGAAGCAACTACACCCATACAGAGTCCACTTTTAATGCTCCTTATCTagtatagatacatatacaaatccataaaatatttgctgcagcGTCCACAAAATCAACAAGATTGCTCCAGTTAATTGATTTTAACAGGTGGCAGGTTTTGTGCTATTGCAGTCGGTTTGCTGGTCGAAACCGTTTGTGGTTAGCAAGTGTGCCTTTCACCGaatgttgctgttattgcaaCAAAGCCATTGGACTCTTAAGTGCATAGTGCTGCACTTAATGAAACATAAGTTTTTACATAGTTTTGCTATATTGCTAcagttgtttgtatatatataaacagatatacatacatacatacatctgtccTAAAAAAGGAATACAAGTAAGTAATTTTAAGCATCAATGGTACCAGTTTTCTCGCCCACATATTGCAACGCAATCACCAGAGTCACAGGAGTAGTGAGTGGTCAAGCTAGCTTGCTGCAACATCTGGACAATAAACTACTGTTGCTGCGATACTATTACAGTTTTCATGATCTGATTAGATATGTGTGCAGATTAGAGTTGGAtaatttaatttggttttcatGTGCAGAAAAGGCTTGCTTAAACATTTATGGTAATGCGGCTTATTTGCGAATCCtcaaagaatatttttgaatatcaatttgcataaattgaatgaataaaaaagtatggacatttttcaaagataaatgtaattcaatatatttacatatttagtggCGAAAATTATTGTTGATATATAATATAGGCTAATTATATGTCTACAGGTGTTTTAGTGTGCTTAACAactacataaaaaaatcaagttCTCTAATAATTCAACTACTCCCATTTGAAATAAGTTTCTGTTCTCGCTATTATTTGATTATCTCTTCTCTGAACACTTTAGAGacttaacattattttttatatttgagtaTACATATTCTTCCcactataaaaatagtaaagtcCACCACCACTACTAGAAAAGTGTGCGTCGGGACTACAAACGAGTTACGAAGAAAATCAGAGTCTACACTATTCGGTCAGTGAATTCTCTTATGCAAACATACTAACAAATCTTAACAGTCGCTTTACGTTTATTTTCCGTTTCCGTGgcgtattatatttttgaatacaccACTACAAGAACCATCTATCAAAGGGAGAAATACACTGCAAAACAAATTATGCACGAACCCCTACCAATTTTAATTACACCACCGAATGTACGAAAGGAAACAAAATATGATTAGTCgagtttttatatttgtagCACCGAGTGCGTTAGATGGCGCCCCTCGTTTTTTTCTAGTATTTGAAATGATACAAATAAGCTAAGAAGCTGCGGAACAGCGTTTGTAGAAATCGGAAATGTATTAGTATTTCCTTTGTTGAACGaggaaataaatttgtaaaggtATGCGTAAAGAGAGGGAGTTAGAGAGAGCATAAACTGAGCACTAAATTATGTACATTCCAATATCAATATGTATTCTAACAGTTTTGCccatatgatatatgtatgtatgaatttatatgaatttacataaaaatatacatacattcatacgaaTGGTCGTTGCTTATTGTAAAAGAACTCACAATACATTATTagtgttaataattttattatatttgtctaCTTCAATTCCGGAAACAGTTGGTACTCATTCAACCATCTTCGAGGAAAGTCTTAAGCCTTAAggctaaaataattttgtaataattcatatatttcacatatttcttCAACTGGtggtaaattttcttaaaatatttttttactatcatATTCAATTTGTAATAATTCGTACGTTTtgcagtttataaattttaaatttttttgttaaaaaatattattaattttgcttaaaatataattgtttctttcctaaattttttttcctaaattttttaaatataaaacaataacaattaaatacttattaatataatacacaaataattaaaaaatattcaaattaaattgttgttaaattGTTTGCCTGTATGCCTGCATGAATATTTGAGTGCATgacataaaaatttctttaataatctgttcacaacataataaaaatcgcatgatacataaaaacacccacctttatacatacatatatttattcccATTCCTACATGCACGTAGACGCATGCAAATACAGCTACATAGCTTTCTCActaacaacataacacacgtaCGAACGAATGCATACACGACACGAACCGCACACGGCGTACCGAATTTGCATGTTGAGACATGAATAAATTTGCCAAATATAGCAAAAAACCACGAACTATTTGATTAACGCGACATTTTAtggtatttacattaatttaaaactgctgatgcaataaaatattacaattccCGATAGAAACGCGTAAAATACACGAAAACGAACGACACACGCACAAATTGCACTGATATACACATTTGCTTGCTGCCGCATTTGCTTTTTTCAACATGCAGCCTATTTGCTTTACGCATATTTTGaaataacacattttttatatatttcccacatttatttcactataaacacatttttttttattattttcactaatatttcactattttaacacattttttcacACCCGAAACGCGATTGCATCAGCACGATACGACAGCAAAGATCCAACTTTGACTCTACAATTCCTCTTTCTGACGCTTTGCGTTTACTGTTCCGTTTCCTTGTGGATATTCGTGAATGGGAGAAACAAATGCCAGCACCATCTATGAAGGGGAGAAGTACATTGTGTAGTACAGGATGATTCATGCagcttttaatttgtattgcagCAATGGGagcatgaaataaattaaaattgaaataatatatactttatattgtcaataaaacatatttaaatattagtatTAAAGAAATGGCTTGAAGAAGACTATTAGAATTTACATATTAACATGTACGTCAGCaaactaaattttaagttttaaatattcatgtttaTTACCAAAATTGATTTCCAATTGCGTTAGATGGCGCTATACTTATGTCTCCTAGCCTTCTAAATGCTAGGACTGCGGAAGAATATGTGTGAGATGCGGAAATGTGCTTGTAATTTCCTCTGTGTATGCGTTGGAGAGTAAGCGGAAGAGAGCCGGTGCGATGAGCTGTTGCGTTTTAATCGAAAGTGAAGTGAATCAGCAGTGAATAATAATCAatttgttaaatgaaaattaaatgtataGAAAATCAAATAATGCTTGCAAAATAATGTGTATTAGTTgcaaaaaagtttaataaatcAAATGCAAAACATCTAACATTATTCGTGATAATGAGTGTGTGAAGACACTTgcacattaattattattaaaattgatatCTGATATTATAGCTAATAATTTGATCATATTTGCTTACTACAATTATTGAAACAGTTGGTACTCATACAACCATCTTTGAGGAAAGCCTTAAggctaaaataattttgtaatacttcattatatatatttcacatatttcttCACTTCACTATTTCGTCCtgcagtttttgaaattttaaatttaaacatttaaataaatattttttgttaaaaaaaattattaattttgcttaaaatatacataattgtttcattattaaattttttaaacataaacaattaaatatttattaatataatacacaaattattaaaaaaaaatattcaaattcaattaacttCGCAATAATGACATTCTGTATACTGCAAGTAACGTGGAATATGTTTGCCCGTATGACTGCATGCATATTTGAGTGCATgacataaaaatttctttaataatctGTTcgcaacataataaaaatcgcATGCTACATAACACACTCacctttatacatatttcttccTATTCATACAAGCACATACGCATGCAATTACAGCTACATAGCTTTCTCActaacaacataacacacgtaCGAACGAATGCATACAAGACGCGAACCGCACACGGCGTACCGAATTTGCATGTTGAAACATGAATCAATTTgccaaatatatagaaaaaccaCGAACTATTATATTAACGCGACATTTTATGgtaattacattaatttaaaactgctgatgcaataaaatattacaatttccgATAGAAACGCGTAAAATACACGAAAACGAACGACACACGCACAAATTGCACTGATATACACATTTGCTCGCTGCTACATTTGCTTTTTCCAACATGCAGCCAATTTGCTTTACGCATATTTTGcaataaacacatttatatatatttcgcacatttatttcactataaacacatttattttattattttcaataatatttcactAATTATGCACATTTTTTACACCCGAAACGCGATTGCATCAGCACGATACGACAGTAGACATCCAACTGTAACTCTACAATTCGTCTTGTTCTGTTCCGTTTCCTTGTGGATATTCGTGAATGGGTAAAACAAAAAGTTAGCACCATCTGTGGAGGGGAGAAGTACACTGTGTAGTACAGGATGATTCATGCAGCTTTTAATTTGTATGACAGCAATGGATGcacgaaataaattaaaattaaaatagtaaatattgcaatggaataatttatattattaataaaacatatttaaatattagtatTACAGAAATAACTTGAAGCAGACTATTTCAATTTACAAATTCACATGTACGTCagcaaactaaattttaatatttaaatattcatgtttaTTACCAAAATTGATTTCCAATTGCGTTAGATGGCGCTACACTTATGTCTCCTTGCCTTCTAAATGCTAGGACTGCGGAAGAATATGTGTGGGATGCGGAAATGTGTTTGTAATTTCCTCTGTGTATGCGTTGGAGAGTAAGCGGAAGAGAGTATAAGAAGAACGTCAAATTAGAATTCAGTTGAATCGGTGCCGGTGCGATGAGCTGTTGCGTTTTAAtcgaaagtgaagtgaaatgtgaataataatcaatttgttaaatgaaaaataaaagtatagcAAATCAAATAATGCTTGCAAAATAATGTGTATAAGTTGCAAGAAAGTTTAATAAATCAAATGCAAAGCAACTTAGGTGGTTATGTGCAGCaagcaattaaaaaatcaaagcaatAGCAGAAAGTGCAAGTTGTGCGTGTCGTTCGTTGTGAAGTTCACAAAATGGTTGCCTCGTTCGGTCGCGAGCACagtgaatgtatgtacatatatgtgcttat
This genomic interval carries:
- the LOC105210655 gene encoding uncharacterized protein LOC105210655 — translated: MRLFVIFPCLLAMAWAQPLMKRKLLHNKIKERMFGVNTDCEPCSSTLKGVHTVQPMVMGPMPNVYNAAAYNSPPQLYGPSMAATSAGQIYNSQEYSSGQTTHFMNADSVRTHHFRNDKRPAPVLNYASQDNKQVDDSTDTATFFGESTSKLSSGQMNHHFMNANDVRTHHFRNDKRPAPVLNYASEDNTQVDDPSATATIFGESTSKLWQHVENAHAASRAHKLAIVHGGNVDTFGAVPPVPVAPVWIEGDQYNAYSPLGYTGEVMDNSAAAGAAASAGHSSASAWSQQSGNYGPSNGHGVAFAHASSASWSSNNSG